One genomic region from Sulfurimonas sp. encodes:
- a CDS encoding DUF6166 domain-containing protein: MTTRNNYVFKGYKALLGSRYVTYGEVELPIKYNLFAKSKNGFDWGTGGSGSMQLAFSILHQISNTEFASKNAVKFCNEIVKSLNAREWVLNATDVIEWIEKKSDDISTIENKPQAMDLVKPPRKIKKVKSNVVKDVCHTLAITQKNLAKILEVPEGTVSSWAVKNDIPRLGKKAIEFYILNRKNQEVVDSYKNFFKLLQSA; encoded by the coding sequence ATGACAACTAGAAACAACTATGTATTTAAAGGATACAAGGCACTACTTGGAAGCAGATATGTTACTTATGGAGAAGTAGAATTACCAATAAAATATAATCTTTTTGCTAAATCAAAAAATGGTTTTGACTGGGGAACTGGTGGCTCTGGCTCTATGCAACTAGCATTTTCTATCCTTCATCAAATAAGTAACACAGAATTTGCCTCCAAAAATGCTGTAAAATTTTGTAATGAAATTGTAAAATCACTAAATGCTAGAGAATGGGTGCTCAATGCAACTGATGTTATAGAGTGGATAGAAAAAAAATCTGATGATATTAGCACAATAGAAAATAAACCCCAAGCTATGGATTTAGTTAAACCTCCAAGAAAAATAAAAAAAGTAAAGAGTAATGTTGTAAAAGATGTTTGTCACACACTAGCAATTACACAAAAAAATCTTGCAAAAATCTTAGAAGTTCCAGAAGGAACAGTTAGTTCTTGGGCAGTTAAAAACGATATACCAAGGTTAGGGAAAAAAGCAATAGAATTTTATATACTAAATAGGAAAAATCAAGAAGTTGTAGATAGTTATAAAAACTTCTTTAAACTATTGCAAAGTGCGTAA
- a CDS encoding lipoprotein, protein MKKVFIYFIVIVFALTGCATHKNEKSLLENEGSGSFLNLSSEKNKSLEKSGVTSCSCPGFNYTAGTGALSRSYHASQCSASCPSSNYASCNCMVTSFSVAGTYYNSCGCR, encoded by the coding sequence ATGAAAAAGGTATTTATTTATTTTATTGTTATCGTATTTGCTTTGACCGGATGCGCAACACATAAAAATGAAAAGTCGCTATTGGAGAATGAGGGATCGGGGAGTTTTTTAAACCTCTCTAGTGAGAAGAATAAAAGCTTAGAGAAATCTGGGGTGACATCATGCAGCTGTCCTGGATTTAACTATACTGCAGGAACAGGAGCATTGAGTAGAAGCTATCACGCTAGTCAATGTTCAGCTTCATGTCCATCTTCAAATTATGCTTCTTGTAATTGTATGGTTACAAGTTTTTCAGTGGCTGGAACTTATTATAACTCATGTGGATGTCGATAA
- a CDS encoding adenylate kinase gives MIKTKGKKLFLIIGAPGSGKTTDAELIAQNNDNITHYSTGDMLRAEVTSGSAIGKEIDSYISQGLIVPIGIAIKTIVNAIKNAPNNVIIIDGYPRSMEQLNALDEYLCSDDSSLELCSVIEVEVSEETARDRVLGRARGADDNNEVFDNRMKVYTEPLADIQAFYTSKNVLKVISGEGTIETIVSEMGSFVQSKI, from the coding sequence GTGATAAAAACTAAAGGTAAAAAACTCTTTTTAATCATTGGTGCGCCAGGCTCTGGAAAAACAACAGATGCTGAGTTGATAGCTCAAAACAATGATAATATCACTCACTACTCAACAGGTGATATGCTTAGAGCTGAAGTTACTAGTGGTAGTGCGATAGGAAAAGAGATAGATAGCTATATTTCACAGGGACTTATAGTTCCTATTGGCATAGCTATTAAAACTATTGTAAATGCGATTAAAAATGCACCTAATAATGTTATCATCATTGACGGTTACCCTAGAAGTATGGAGCAGTTAAACGCTTTAGATGAATATCTATGTAGTGATGACTCATCTTTAGAGCTTTGTAGCGTCATAGAAGTTGAAGTTAGCGAAGAAACTGCAAGAGACAGAGTTCTTGGTCGTGCTCGTGGTGCTGATGACAACAATGAAGTCTTTGATAACCGTATGAAAGTCTACACTGAACCTCTAGCAGACATACAAGCTTTCTACACTTCTAAAAATGTTTTAAAAGTAATTTCTGGCGAAGGAACTATCGAGACAATAGTCTCTGAGATGGGAAGTTTTGTACAATCTAAAATATAG
- a CDS encoding NAD(+)/NADH kinase, which translates to MHSKNIKKVGVILRPSTPELKSTFHKMEEIFNKYDIDVYLDSASGDMIELVGMDFDMLCQRVDALVTLGGDGTLIATVRKSFDYNLPTFGVYAGNLGFLADVNMDELDEFVQNITLKKYRIDERSVLEIIMTINSKQTKMYAFNDIVLTRHSVSNMIHIETLIDGKSFNTYYGDGVIVSTPTGSTAYNISAGGPVVFPLSNVFTLTPICPHSLTQRPMVLPGTFSMEMKTPRANAMVIVDGQDIHELAQGESVYIKLAERKANLIHREEFNYFDVLKEKLSWGE; encoded by the coding sequence TTGCATAGTAAAAATATTAAAAAAGTTGGTGTAATTCTTAGACCTTCTACTCCAGAATTAAAAAGCACCTTTCATAAAATGGAAGAAATTTTTAACAAGTATGATATTGATGTGTACCTTGACAGTGCGAGTGGTGACATGATAGAACTTGTTGGAATGGACTTTGATATGCTTTGTCAGAGAGTAGATGCTTTAGTCACTCTTGGTGGTGATGGAACACTTATCGCCACTGTTAGAAAATCTTTTGATTATAATTTACCAACCTTTGGGGTTTATGCTGGAAATCTTGGTTTTTTAGCAGATGTCAATATGGACGAACTTGATGAATTTGTACAAAACATAACTCTTAAAAAATACAGAATAGATGAGCGTTCCGTTCTTGAAATCATAATGACAATAAACTCAAAACAAACAAAAATGTATGCTTTTAACGATATAGTTTTAACTCGTCACTCAGTGTCAAATATGATTCATATCGAAACCCTTATCGATGGAAAATCTTTTAATACTTACTATGGAGATGGCGTTATAGTTTCCACACCGACAGGTTCAACAGCTTACAATATTTCAGCAGGTGGACCTGTTGTTTTCCCTCTATCAAATGTTTTTACACTAACTCCGATTTGCCCTCATTCACTAACACAAAGACCGATGGTTTTGCCAGGTACATTTTCTATGGAGATGAAAACACCTCGTGCAAATGCTATGGTTATAGTAGATGGACAAGATATACATGAACTTGCTCAAGGGGAAAGTGTTTACATAAAACTAGCCGAGAGAAAAGCAAACCTTATCCACAGAGAAGAGTTTAACTATTTTGATGTTTTAAAGGAAAAGCTTAGCTGGGGTGAGTAA